The Procambarus clarkii isolate CNS0578487 chromosome 24, FALCON_Pclarkii_2.0, whole genome shotgun sequence genomic interval aaagacttgctgttaggacatgaggtaaatgaaatgtatgtcaagttttgtgaaatatatgataaagacacaacaaaatttataccaaagcagagatgcagaactaggaaacaggattggttcaacagaaattgcaagagggccagagaccaaaagatacaaaaatggaatcaatataggaagaggccaaacccccaaagataccagcaatacaaagatgcaagaaacaactacacggcagtgaggagagaggcagaaaatttttttgaaaaagggattgcggacaacaaCAAAGTGTAGGTAAAGGAAAATATtccgaggttgaaaatgggaaatagattcacggaaaaaagaaatgtgtgaaacattaaacgaaaagttccaaagtgtgtttgtacaaaatgaaatcttcagggaaccagacacaataagaattccagagaacaacatagagcatagaggtgtctagagacgaagtggaaaaactgctcaaggagctaagtaagaacaaagcagttggtccagatggagtttcaccatgggttctgagagaatgtgcatctgagctcagcagttcacttcaattgatttttcaggcatccctgtgtagatGAGTTGTAGccaatgtgtggaaaaaggctaacatagttccaatctacgaaagtggcagcagggaagaccccctcaattatagaccggtatcattcatTAACAAGtgtaattgtcaaaatattggaaaaaataattaaaactaaatgggtaggtagaacacctggagtgcACCCCCACATGAAATTTGGAATTCCATTTGTCAAATGTTAAATTCCagtcaaatggaatttaatgtgaataaatgccatgttatggaatgtggaactggagaacacagatcccacacaacctataaattatgtgagaaatctttgaaGAATTCTGACagagagagatctaggggtggttccaggtagaaaactgtcacctgaggaccacattaagaacattgtgcgaggagcctatgctgcactttctaatttcagaattgcctttaaatacatggatggcgaaatactaaagaaattggtcATGACTTTTgtaagaccaaagctggaatatgcagcggttgtgtggtgcccatatcttaagaagcacatcaacaaactggaaaaggtgcaaagacatgctactaagtggctcccagaactgatgggcaagagctacaaggagaggttagaggcattaaatatgcaaaaactagaagatagaagaaaaaaaagaggcaatatgatcactacgtacaaaatagtaacaggaatcgataaaattgatagggaagaattcctgagacccggaacttcaagaacaagacgtcattgatttaaactaacgaaacaaagctgccggagaaatataagaaaattcactcttgtaaacagagtagtagacggttgaaacaagttaggtgaggtggtggtggaggacaaaaccgtcagtaatttcaaagcgttatatgacaaagagtgatgggaagacaggacaccacgagtgtagctctcatcctgtaactacacttaggtaattacagactGTACATGCATAACCATTTATAACAATACATGAAGGGGTACCCAGCTGTGCCCAGGTCTCTTCCACCATATACACATGGaatatactggagggacaggtcccaaatctgcacagtaaaataacaacatactggagtgaacgatatggaagaaaatgcagaatagaaccagtgaagagcagaggtgccataggcacaatcagagaacactatataaacttcagaggtccacggttgttcaacatcctaccagcgagcatcagaaatattaccggaacaaccgtggacatcttcaagagaaaactagattgttttcttcaaggagtgctggaccaaccgggctgtggtgggtatgtgggcctgcgggccactccaagcaacaacctagtggaccaaactctcacaagtcaagcctggccttgggctgggCTTGCGGAATatgagaactcccagaactccatcaagcaggtaccactTGTCTCTCCACTTCCTTCCCCTAATCATCACCCCTTTTCCCTCTCAGAAAGTTTATTATTACAAAGCACTAACTgctgaacaactccaagcaaaaCTCAATAAATATTACAGACTTTACTTCATGATAATAATATGGAAGAGGGGGATGGGGTCTATAAATGCAGAACATTTTAGGCCAACATTGACTGGCCTACGATACTTCCCTACCCAACATGATTCATCTCGGAAAGTTGGGCAAGGTTAGCTCCAAccttagacagacagacattccatTTTATTGATATAGATTGTAGATCAATGCACAAGACAAATACAATACTATACAAATAGACACACTTTAGTATTACCTGACTTGTTGCTCCAACACCAGAAGCAATCTGTTGAGCTCCACTTGATACTGCAAACTGGTTCTTTGAGACTTCAATTTCACCTGTTAGCAATGAAACAGCTGATAAATAATGTTTTTCTCATTATTATAAATGCCCATTGTACAAGCTTTTAACACTACTGTATAGCACTCTTCGAACGTTCATGGCATCCGATTTTTTTCTCTTGAGTCCGAGCATCGGACTGTGCTGGCGTTCAATAAAAAAAtagttgtataaaattcatttattatccgatcaacttcgggatagttttaaaatgcgcgcctttagagtgcgcacaatttgataccaaaatgaaaaatgtaacacaaaaatttatgtcagaacactggaaagatataaataattttgtgatgatgagcgtccaaaattaaaatatttgttaaaattccagttattgctctattattatgggaatagttttaaaatgtgcgcctttagattgcgaacaatttgataccaaaatgaaagatgaaacatgaaaatttatgtcagaacactggaaagatataaataattttgtgatgatgagcgtccaaaattaaaatatttgttaaaattccagttattgctctattatcatGGGAATAGTATTAAAAGTATGCACCTTTATTTTGCGAGCAATTTgatgccaaaatgaaagacataacacgaaaatttatgttatcaaactgaacgagtgtaCACATTAGGCTGCAGTGTGCAAATTGGTACTCGTTCACGGGTGCTTTGCTGCGGGGAGTCACGCCGGGCTTTTGAACATTATATGgatatacacctgcagggaatttaattgccaacacaatgataccaaaatgaatgacgtagcacgagaattaaggtgagaaaactgaaacgagtatatacattttactgattttgtgcactCACACGTAACTTTCgccaactttaggctttgctgcggggagtcacgctgggcttttggacattatacgcatatacacctgtagggaattctattgcaaacacaatgataccaaaatgaacgacgtagcatgagaattaaggtgagaaaactgaaacgagtatacacaattcagtgtgctatcatctgccaatcttttgaccatttcaaaacttgaagtgatagcgagtcttcttccgtgttaatttccctaccgatttagtttcttaccatgtggggtttgttttgttatgcatacctttctgggtgcctaaccccagtcgatggcagataaggaaatcccccaaccacaagggggtttttcagggccattgctccctgaaaccactCTGAAGGGGCTAGATTCTagggctggtccctggtaggtctgaactccatagctaatgtcccggtctaatataacatacattagcccgataagctccagggagccgtaggggctccccacagaaaataacttaaaaatgttaaacaaatctccaactttttGGCTTCAGTGTCATAAAACTTTCAGCAAAATATTTTCAAAAATTGACTTTAGACGAATTTTTGAAAAataagaacgttttgttgataaggagaacagctcctaataactggaactgaaagattatgcagtaataaagagatgcaagcacctgtctgacACTCAAAGAAGAAcaatagtaagaagtgtccacaaagtggatatgcagctggtcccTTTATATCATAGttaataatacataataacaaataataatgaataactatgttattatgatctattttgttatatatcatataaatacattgtccaatgttaatatatgttactttcatcaatgtcccaTAAATATTTTTGTAggggattttttttaattttagttttgttctcctttgtttattatctgattttgttgtaacctttacatcctggagagtgcatatgttcccctaactatgtgaagatagaatgaaattggtcaacaaataagtcGGTCACAACTTGCAAAACTTCGGACTTAATTTTTTGGGGCTGATTTTTCtctgatttcaaactctattttctttgtctctttaggttgttttgatgattagggaccatattagtttttttttacttatataaagtataccctaattatatcccctaaatcattataattattataattatccctatattttgtgttatttgggggttattttttcttgacttcatttcaacacatattgacctacaactttcacatattcgagtacgaatgctaaacaatgtttattaaaacatacaattaaattaacgaattaaaactacctttattcagtgctgataacttcaacttcaattatctctgaaactagagtttcaactttgagtagcttctaaaattccagtttttgaccgattctcactattttgaTATTGTGTGctgagctgtctgttctacaatcccttcagaatggatttttcatgaACTTTATACATATGGAGTTAAAAAATTGTTTGGTTTAAATTtgccgcatatttcaaatgccctattgacgattttttttacagtaaactatactgaaaacctatatgaatataatttgatgaaaatgaagatcatatgctattctgagagaatagtaacattaaatgaacaattggtgatagttcatattttttattctttaatgaaaatctgaagttttcagtattcaattttaaaataaaattttgattctcttgtttttcaagttacgctGTGATCAATTAGATAAAGTTAGAACATTTGTATAATTAATTATGCAAAAAAATTAtaaagtgtttgtgcaagttttagaaacttatgttaaattattttttgtcaaataatatatgtatgtattgcacGGTCTATGGGTTAATTATGTTAACAGTCAATTTCATGTAGATTCCATCTCACATAGGCCTCTAAATGCAcgagagctgatgagttagccaagaaATCTGCCTTCAAAGCTGTTGGTTACATTGGAATGCCTATAAGCTCTTTGAAAACAATAATGCACGAACAAGTTCAAAGAAGTGAAATCtacactagtaattccatctctatcatcatactatcatgcaagaagagCCACATAACTAtggatataatatataattagcaGACTCCTAAATGTTACAAGTCTTGGTCTACCTCTGTAGTAGACCATGTTCAATTCTGAAGCAATTATGTGGTGAAAGTTGTAAATATGATACTCCTTGACCTGTCAAATTTCTATTCATACAGGAAGTCCCATGACTGGTGATTAATGAAATAACACCTTGCCCCAAGTGTAAGAGTGCCATCTACCTTGCAATGGTTCTAGGAATCTttgtccccacggcccagtctcTGACTTGGTCTCCAGGGTccagattcccgaagcagttacgcaagtacttacgaaactgtacatcttgtctcaatctttggtggctttgtttacaattattaaacagttaatgagctctgaagcactggGAGGCTGttgataacaataacagttgattgggaagttttcatgcttgtaaactgtttaataaatgtaaccaaagccgtcaaagattgatgacagatgtacacgttcttaagtacttgtgtaactgcttcgtgaatctggcccctggttggtggtctggtcatccAGGCTATTAGATGCCACTGCACACAGTCTGAGGTGGATGCATGTACAAAACAGCACTTTTGGGTTTGCCCTCTGTAGCTTCATGGTGCATTAGCTCTGGTACCACACACATTCACGAAACTACCAAGCTTCTGAAATTGTACAGATCACAACACACAATACTGTACTAAAATCTGGTGTGCTCATAAAGGTAAGAAAAGCATGAGGATCCAAATTCATcctcaaaaaataaagtaaagccACTCCACTCACCTATGAACACACCAAATTTAGGTCTAGAAGCCTGGTAGTTTTGCGGATGTCTCAGTGATACCAAAGCCAATGTACCTGGAACCTACAGAGGCCACCAagaaaagggcatttcattatGTTCAATGTTTGATTTTTAGATGAGAATTTATGGTAAGAAAAGCTCCCATGTGGAAACAATGCCTATATTCTCTACAGAGACCACACCATGAACAATTTATATGCCCAAGAGAATTATGACATTTCCATACctctaatatataaaaaaaactttttGGTTTTTAAATACTTGAATACTAGTACTCACCTGTGTTTTTAAGACAATTTTTCTTCAGTCTAAGGGGGGCAGGCCGAATCTGGTCTTGAACAGGTTTACCTCTTCTAGATTCTTTATTGGCACCTCTGGTCAAGTTGAAGCCACTAGTACCAACTGAGGGGTTGTCTTCCACAATACAAATTTCAACGTTACTGCTTCGTCCAACGTTTAATTGGTCATCTTTGCCTCCAGAAGAGCTTACACAATTTTGGATATCGACTTTTTTTCCACAATAATCTTTCTTATTAGATGATTTTAAACAGTTTCCAGAGTCTTTGGCCACTGATTTACTTAGTGGACTCATGCGCTGGCATGCCAGCTGTTCAGTTGTCAGTTGTACATCAGAAGCTAGATTTGTTATCTTTGATGTTTCTACATTCtgagctgatgatgtgctgggctCAGCAATATCAAAAGATTTATCATCAGATAAGATAAATGTTCTTCTCATGGGCCGCTTACGTTTATTTTCCACAGCAGAACACTGTTTGTTTACAGCAAATGTGTCTGATTGTTCCAAGGATTCAACCTTTCTCCTCTTATTATTAGGTGTTACTTTTGAGTTTACATCTAATAAATCTTCATCTCCAGATAAGTGGCTTTCTACTTCAATGTCTTCTGTGGTACCAACTGCTTCAATATTTTTCTCAACTTCACTGTGATGCATCTTAGAGGACAAAACTTCTGTGCATTCTGTGCTTGTGTCCTTTGGCACTGAAGATTTATCAATTTCTATCCGACCACGCGAAGAATGTTTACGCTGCGAACTAGATGGGAAAATTTCAAAATCCTCAGCTTCATCCGACTCATACACAAAGCTTTTCTCATAATCCTGACTACTATTAAACAACTTATCTTTTCTACTTAATAATCCTGAATGTTTTGATTGTTTGCGACCAAGACCTAAATGCAATCCTCTCtttcttctttccttctttccttGAACATCAATCCAATTTCCATCATTCATGCAAATATCAGGTAAAGAATCTTCTGATATCTGAGATTCCACTTCATAAGAATCAGTTGCTTTATGAGCATTCCTAAGAGTCCTATGCTGGATAACATTTTCTGAACAAGCATCTAAATCTAGACCATGTTTTCGAGTTTGTATTTTTGAACGCTCTAAGGAGTCCTTCAATCTTCTATCTACTGTAAGTGGGAATGACCATTTCATTTTATCCCTAATGTGTTTACTCTGATATTCCCCAACGCTTTTCATCATGGCATTAATCATGTTCAAAATTCTTAAAACACAATCCTTTGCTGGCTCTTTCCTGCTTCTAAAGTAGGCCTTAGATGGTTCTTCCTCCTCCAGTCGCCTCCTCTTGAGAGGGACATCAGGATTATCTTCAATAAAAAATACATTTACCTTTCTTTTTCTATCACTTTTAAAGTTATAACTAAGATTTTCTTCATTATCTGATAAATCCATGTTTGCACACGATGTATGTTCTTTTACCTTGTCACATAGTTTAGAACTACTATTCATAGGTGAAGAGTTAACGTCTTGTGAAGTACTCTGTATCATTATGTTTTCATCCTCTGTGGAGATTCCTTTTGCTGACATTTCAGGTTTCTGCAATTTGTTCCGAGATTCTCCATGTCGTGAATCAACTGGAAATGAAGATTGTAATCTATTAGCTTCGGTGCTCAGAGATGCACCTGGTGTAGGAAGTAtaaaatcatcatcatcatcatcatcaattgTAGCCTCTATTGTATGCTGTATTGACTGTACCTCAAGAGTGTTGGACACCTTTGCATCCTGCAAATTTTGTATCTTCTCTCTGGTACTATTAGATGAGGCAAGACCTTCTAATATTTTCTTCTGACCAATAATTGGAGACAATAACTGTACCCCATCATCTTCTTCATATCCCTCTTGCCAACTGTTTCTGGTATTACAGGGAAGAGGCTGAGAGAGGCGATTTATCTGGTCGAGACCTTTATCCGACTTGGCACTTTGTGATGGAACTATTTCTATACTAGACGACCTTAATGATCGTCTAGgctcaatttgacagttattttgtaAAGCTTTTCTACCTTTTGTAATGCTACTTGTAATATTATTTGCCTCCTGTTCTTCTACTTCAACAGCTTCCTGGTTGGTAGCAGACATTGTACATAGTTTCATTTCATTTCCTTGAGAATTGCTCTCATTCATCTTGCATATTTGCTGAGAATTTCTCTTGGGAGTTTTTGGTACACTTGAGGTTTCCAAAGTTTGTAAATCACAAAACAAGTCCTCTTCAGACCCATGAGGTTGAGCTTGAGATCCTCCCACTGTACTTACTGAAGGCTGGCTGTTAGGCCTAGTCGCAATAGGTGCCGAGCTAGTTAAGGAACAAGAAGGTGAAGGAGACTCACTTGATACCAACAATTCTGGGGACCCTGAACGGAGAAGGTCCAAATCAGGAGTAACATAACCACTACCTGAGAGGCAGTTTGTATCGGCTCCATCTTCTGGCGGAAGAGCCACCACATCAGAGTCGCCTGAATTTTCTTCATTTCCATGCTCCTCATTACAACCAACTTCAGCATGACAGTTTTTCTGCAAAACAAATATTATCTGAATAGGTTTAAAATAAATTTAATTGTGTTTGTGGAAGACAGCAATGTTCACAAAAAAAGGCAAAAACCCCTAAAAATCCTAAAACCCTAAAAACCTGGTGAGAAACTAAACAACCCACAGCCACACATCCAGTACCAATCAAGTAAACCTAAGGCTAAGGTAGCAAAGAACCATGAAAAAATGGTACCCTCACCAAGTAAACCACTACTGAGCACTACCAGCTGTAAAGAAACGGGTCAAAACACAAAAACACACTATGACACACAAGTCATATATAGACAGGTATAAACCCACTGCTTTGATAAACAAAGTTTCAGCTGATGAACACAAGTCATTAAACTTTATTCTGGTTCTTCACCTGACAGGTGCAATATATTGTCAGAAAATTAATGTGAGGAGTTTGGTGAGTTAGACCATTGTTCAAATGTTGCCATCTGGCAGGAGAAGGCTGCAGGTGAGTTAGACCATTGTTCAAATGTTGCCATCTGGCAGGAGAAGGCTGCAGGTGAGTTAGACCATTGTTCAAATGTTGCCATCTGGCAGGAGAAGGCTGCAGGTGAGTTAGACCATTGTTCAAATGTTGCCATCTGGCAGGAGAAGGCTGCAGGTGAGTTAGACCATTGTTCAAATGTTGCCATCTGGCAGGAGAAGACTGCAGACAAGCCAACCAGTAGCTTGCTTAAGCACTCGCTGGCAATCTTAGAGTTGCCAAGAAGATTATAACCCCAATTTTTGTTGTTAGGGTGTACACAATTTGCTCTTATTAtagctcatagtagctggcaaatATTCTGGAGCTCTAAATCTGATATTACTGAAGAATATATTATATTCTGCTCACATGAGCTTCTGGTGTCAGTGTTGGGATTATGTCTACTCCCAGGTATTTTTCTTGCAATGTTTCTTGTAATTGCCATTCCTTTATGGTGTAATTAAATACAGATCTCCCTTACCCATTTTCATTATTTTAAACTTATTTGGATTAAAATCCAGCAGCCAATTATCTGCCTACTCttgaagtttgttaaggtcttctTGCAGCATTCCTACAGTCCTCTCCTCATTAGGTTTGCATCACATGCAAACATCAATATGACAAATTCACTCCATCTGAGATCATTTACAAGAATTGAAAAAGAGCAATTGTCCTTGAACAGAGCCCTTTGGAACAccacttcccaccactcctctccAGCCTGACATATCCTCTCTGACTTTGATCCTTTGTTTCCATCTGTCAAGTACTCCAGTACCCAGTTTAGAGCATTCATGTTATTTCCACCTTGTATATTTGTCTTTTGTGAGGAACTGTATGAAAAGCTTTTTGGCAATCTAGGAATGTGTATGTAATGCAATTTAACACTATAACAACCATCTTTTTCAGCACTACCATCTGACTTGACTACTGTTTTTGCATTCTCAGCTTCTTATTTCTACTATTTTcaataaaaccagcattgaatgtaatgaaacgccattttctgggtaagaccCAGAGCTAaactgggctgatgtgtatatatattagaccgtgccaACAGTCAGTCGAAGGAGTTCtaggtgttggatatttccaacaccgaatacaacattgttatagtctcattacttattactaaccatactaaatattgtagtaagtaaaattaacaactcgtagaattctcatgtactaataattcatctgtgcattaggctagaattctcacgtcacctgacgccagtattgcgtcagatttccttacagtaaacacattatatccaatttgtgtgagaattaaatacgattctccataattaaagcattctgtatgacaactgattgcagacgaattgttctctaactaaaagccgaatagagcgttagaatcatagcgtctacctcgcgatagatttaacgtcatcaatgaacgccatggggagacattaattcctctcccttatatatttactattcttaaattggtaaataataataatttgttcctctaaataataaacccgtccagtctttaacgtttcaagcgcgaatgcgagaaatattaatgttcaagacaataatttgtgttatgaacgtcgactcggcgtgggttggagggacgccatccccctcagtacgcggacacgtgcagagccgaaaggaggcagaactgtgtttaccgtactcataaaagacgccattgcccagcaaatcgggcaggtgttattcatcctcagatgaaagccgccactgtgaggcgtgaacgaccttgcagataatatcttcaactagtgctggtgttaaatgagggacccctagacttggttcctgacgacacgtgatcagccagcttgaaacgcatcacaatccaggataggttcaccggagcctgggatgcgaaattacggcaatcttaatacttatacagtgcccacagctaagtaccctttatttgatgcatcatttacaggtctaataatagcggggtgattgttcgtcacgcggcgagataacacctaataacaggtgattagaattccatctgtagatattaatagttttgaatatgaattgattagttaaatcaattgctactggtagttatttatcttgcagctcgagagacgaattcctcatgctgtcttctccatgttaaccgtaccattcgtcagtgtaccagacttggagattaagaggactgccatggttatctaaaggaatctgctaccagctaaggcttatttctttttatccatttccttgcaatttgatgtattcagaatgtttgatattaatgtgtgatttactgtaactcattactatgctcatattcatgttcttctttatgtgaatgatattatattcagcattctttataggattagattattattaattgaattagtgaacgaaccacactgattcctggacgtactgacctccagtaataaccccccaatgtaggtgtttgaggtttgtttctttaataatacagcccattaattattcttatgatcatactttctagttatatccatagtcactggttttctctagaattttatctaatgatctgaaattctcagtttccctctttactttaaaagcgggtggtccttcgtaatttaatttactactttaattgttaattaatcagaatcaagcccaaatatcccacattatggtccttatcgaaccagataggcattaaatttataattaaaatattaaatattaataactaatccttgtgtgatagaatctagactaactatttaattaattgtgtcaactaacagtgtaacacatcagttagcctagatcacactaacagctaccttatacatagctttagtgggtcataaccaattacccacaacatttagacctacacttcatactgaagtagaatccttaggtcaccaagagcaacagctcataaccttatattaatcactaacaccaattaagtaagtaagtaattatcaaaagaaggcaccaaaccgggaaggctatgtagcaccatcaaatacgcaaaataatcagagggcgctaaatatcaccaaggatgccaatacgagaacaaaaacgcataaggcgaacgatatcaaaagtatccaagtcaccaagaattctatcgagggacaggtgaccgcgaggggcggtcggaaagcaagacacacgctcgtcctggaagtcaggacattcaagaaggacatgcacgaccgtaagagggacaatgcaactaggacaataaggagcagggcggcgctccatcaagtgaccatgggttaagcgagtatggccaatacgcaacctcgctagagctgtttcccaccgccggttacggtgcaaggaggacggccacgaggaaacacaacatttaagagtacgtagcttgt includes:
- the LOC123761783 gene encoding uncharacterized protein isoform X5, producing the protein MNLNCPPLHTSIMSRRKESKMERIRAEEDELDRRLQEAGMYEDGMDVEMKKIMLQTLEESRKSAQEEEHQRKQWEKQEVQIYKDTLNKSFNKNTEKNCHAEVGCNEEHGNEENSGDSDVVALPPEDGADTNCLSGSGYVTPDLDLLRSGSPELLVSSESPSPSCSLTSSAPIATRPNSQPSVSTVGGSQAQPHGSEEDLFCDLQTLETSSVPKTPKRNSQQICKMNESNSQGNEMKLCTMSATNQEAVEVEEQEANNITSSITKGRKALQNNCQIEPRRSLRSSSIEIVPSQSAKSDKGLDQINRLSQPLPCNTRNSWQEGYEEDDGVQLLSPIIGQKKILEGLASSNSTREKIQNLQDAKVSNTLEVQSIQHTIEATIDDDDDDDFILPTPGASLSTEANRLQSSFPVDSRHGESRNKLQKPEMSAKGISTEDENIMIQSTSQDVNSSPMNSSSKLCDKVKEHTSCANMDLSDNEENLSYNFKSDRKRKVNVFFIEDNPDVPLKRRRLEEEEPSKAYFRSRKEPAKDCVLRILNMINAMMKSVGEYQSKHIRDKMKWSFPLTVDRRLKDSLERSKIQTRKHGLDLDACSENVIQHRTLRNAHKATDSYEVESQISEDSLPDICMNDGNWIDVQGKKERRKRGLHLGLGRKQSKHSGLLSRKDKLFNSSQDYEKSFVYESDEAEDFEIFPSSSQRKHSSRGRIEIDKSSVPKDTSTECTEVLSSKMHHSEVEKNIEAVGTTEDIEVESHLSGDEDLLDVNSKVTPNNKRRKVESLEQSDTFAVNKQCSAVENKRKRPMRRTFILSDDKSFDIAEPSTSSAQNVETSKITNLASDVQLTTEQLACQRMSPLSKSVAKDSGNCLKSSNKKDYCGKKVDIQNCVSSSGGKDDQLNVGRSSNVEICIVEDNPSVGTSGFNLTRGANKESRRGKPVQDQIRPAPLRLKKNCLKNTGEIEVSKNQFAVSSGAQQIASGVGATSQRLNDDDQARSIEREEDSDGETVPCPLCLKTFPREQIEVHASDCSEIPESPQKQPKEVSRRVNRKQNQRGHLVEEVEVEHITENTKSSGSTKLENTRTPTGHERCLICKKTFKEGGDYLIHVNACKRMEDIKDSIVSPMASRTPGNKSGNPEGSARTPDRGIGRPRPNVRTGSLFEHLEGGRTCTTP
- the LOC123761783 gene encoding uncharacterized protein isoform X3, translated to MNLNCPPLHTSIMSRRKESKMERIRAEEDELDRRLQEAGMYEDGMDVEMKKIMLQTLEESRKSAQEEEHQRKQWEKQEVQIYKDTLNKSFNKNTEKNCHAEVGCNEEHGNEENSGDSDVVALPPEDGADTNCLSGSGYVTPDLDLLRSGSPELLVSSESPSPSCSLTSSAPIATRPNSQPSVSTVGGSQAQPHGSEEDLFCDLQTLETSSVPKTPKRNSQQICKMNESNSQGNEMKLCTMSATNQEAVEVEEQEANNITSSITKGRKALQNNCQIEPRRSLRSSSIEIVPSQSAKSDKGLDQINRLSQPLPCNTRNSWQEGYEEDDGVQLLSPIIGQKKILEGLASSNSTREKIQNLQDAKVSNTLEVQSIQHTIEATIDDDDDDDFILPTPGASLSTEANRLQSSFPVDSRHGESRNKLQKPEMSAKGISTEDENIMIQSTSQDVNSSPMNSSSKLCDKVKEHTSCANMDLSDNEENLSYNFKSDRKRKVNVFFIEDNPDVPLKRRRLEEEEPSKAYFRSRKEPAKDCVLRILNMINAMMKSVGEYQSKHIRDKMKWSFPLTVDRRLKDSLERSKIQTRKHGLDLDACSENVIQHRTLRNAHKATDSYEVESQISEDSLPDICMNDGNWIDVQGKKERRKRGLHLGLGRKQSKHSGLLSRKDKLFNSSQDYEKSFVYESDEAEDFEIFPSSSQRKHSSRGRIEIDKSSVPKDTSTECTEVLSSKMHHSEVEKNIEAVGTTEDIEVESHLSGDEDLLDVNSKVTPNNKRRKVESLEQSDTFAVNKQCSAVENKRKRPMRRTFILSDDKSFDIAEPSTSSAQNVETSKITNLASDVQLTTEQLACQRMSPLSKSVAKDSGNCLKSSNKKDYCGKKVDIQNCVSSSGGKDDQLNVGRSSNVEICIVEDNPSVGTSGFNLTRGANKESRRGKPVQDQIRPAPLRLKKNCLKNTGEIEVSKNQFAVSSGAQQIASGVGATSQRLNDDDQARSIEREEDSDGETVPCPLCLKTFPREQIEVHASDCSEIPESPQKQPKEVSRRVNRKQNQRGHLVEEVEVEHITENTKSSGSTKLENTRTPTGHERCLICKKTFKEGGDYLIHVNACKRMEDIKDSIVSPMASRTPGNKSGNPEGSARTPDRGIGRPRPNVRTGSLFEHLEADLRQLSFAGFPAILVFLNECVDAATRKLSAPVYLP